A single genomic interval of Agrobacterium larrymoorei harbors:
- a CDS encoding ABC transporter substrate-binding protein — protein MNWKSLTLTAILAGTALASPAAADQLDTIMNNKVLRCATFADVVPFAAPDPKTREMAGFDVDLCNAIAKELGVKAEIKPVSVEARVPEVKLGRVDITVANLAYTQSRAEQIQFSDPYYLAKEMLIVPVDDAGKKKADYEGQRVASTKGSTSEMSIKLNKSEPLTFQDTASAYLAVQQGKARGMVANTMTTTKFVNESKTKGKPMRMIEEPMLYQPIGIGMAKDNSKLTAKINEVLRKLDADGEINKIWDKWLGPNTEYKMTRTDKVVPLSELKFDPIP, from the coding sequence ATGAACTGGAAATCCCTTACCCTGACGGCCATCCTCGCCGGTACGGCGCTTGCTTCACCAGCGGCTGCCGATCAGCTGGACACGATCATGAACAACAAGGTGCTGCGTTGCGCGACTTTCGCAGACGTCGTTCCTTTTGCCGCGCCCGATCCGAAGACGCGCGAAATGGCCGGTTTCGACGTCGATCTTTGCAATGCCATCGCCAAGGAACTGGGTGTTAAGGCTGAAATCAAGCCGGTTTCGGTCGAGGCCCGCGTGCCGGAAGTCAAGCTCGGCCGCGTCGATATCACCGTCGCCAACCTCGCTTATACCCAGAGCCGCGCCGAACAGATCCAGTTCAGCGACCCGTACTATCTCGCCAAGGAAATGCTGATCGTGCCGGTTGACGATGCCGGAAAGAAGAAGGCCGATTATGAAGGCCAGCGCGTGGCGTCCACCAAGGGCTCGACCTCTGAAATGTCGATCAAGCTCAACAAGTCCGAGCCTTTGACCTTCCAGGACACGGCATCCGCTTACCTCGCAGTTCAGCAGGGTAAGGCGCGCGGCATGGTGGCCAATACCATGACGACGACTAAGTTCGTCAATGAATCCAAGACCAAGGGCAAGCCAATGCGCATGATCGAGGAGCCGATGCTTTACCAGCCAATCGGCATCGGTATGGCAAAGGACAATTCGAAGCTGACGGCGAAGATCAACGAAGTGCTTCGCAAGCTCGACGCTGACGGTGAGATCAACAAGATCTGGGACAAGTGGCTTGGCCCAAACACTGAGTACAAGATGACCCGCACCGACAAGGTTGTTCCGCTTTCTGAGCTGAAGTTCGACCCGATCCCCTGA